The segment TTGGCGCATGGATTGAAATGGCTAAATTCACCTGGATACCTGTATCGGCAAATTCATATATTTTATGAGCAAGACCGCTTGTGGAGACGGTAATATGTCTTGCTCCAATATTTAAGCCTCGATCATCATTGACGACGTATAAGAAGTCCATCAGATTGTTAAAGTTATCAAATGGCTCACCAATTCCCATCACGACAATATGACTCACGCGCTCGTCTTCACCTTGTTCGTCAAGATGCCTCTGAACATTCATGATCTGCTCAACAATCTCACCACCCGATAGATCACGATTTTTCTTCAAGAGTCCGCTCGCACAAAATGTACAGCCGATATTACAGCCAACTTGAGTGGTTAAACATACGGACAGGCCATAATTAAAGCGCATGAGTACCGTTTCGATTAAGTTGCCGTCCGCTAATTTTAGTAAAAATTTAATCGTGCCATCCTCGGATTCCTGCTTAATCTCTTCTTCAAGTGTGTGGAGGGAAAAGTTTTCCTCCAGTAGCTCGATTGTTTCGCTGTTTACATTTTTCATAGCCGCGAAGCTTGTGACCCGCTTCTTATAAAGCCAATTCCAGACCTGCTGCGCGCGGAATCGCTTTTGTCCATGCTCCAAAAGCCAATCCGTCAATTTATCATATGTCAGCCCATAAATAGATGTTTTACTCATTTTGTACCCTCATTTCGAAACATTGCTTATTACTATCTTATATCATACTTGATGTGAGGCTTTGAGGCAAATGATGATAGGTTCTGTGGGGAGAGGTTTGATGGTATATGGATGGGACGGTTCGACGTTACCATGTACCAGAGAATGCTTCTCTGATACATGAGTGAGCTAGAACCACCCGAAGCTCCTACCTGAGAACGATTCGCCGATACATGAATGGGCTCAATCAGTATAACCATGTACCAGAGAGTTGCGTCCCCACGTGCTCGCCCCCTTTTAGAATAATTCCTGTAACCCCTCCACCTAAACCGTCTCACACCGCTGTAAAGTCAAATAAGCACGTGGCGATTATAATCCCGACTATCCTGTTTCAAAACACTCACAAACGGCTGTGTGCGATCTACATAATTCCA is part of the Virgibacillus sp. NKC19-16 genome and harbors:
- the rlmN gene encoding 23S rRNA (adenine(2503)-C(2))-methyltransferase RlmN, which gives rise to MSKTSIYGLTYDKLTDWLLEHGQKRFRAQQVWNWLYKKRVTSFAAMKNVNSETIELLEENFSLHTLEEEIKQESEDGTIKFLLKLADGNLIETVLMRFNYGLSVCLTTQVGCNIGCTFCASGLLKKNRDLSGGEIVEQIMNVQRHLDEQGEDERVSHIVVMGIGEPFDNFNNLMDFLYVVNDDRGLNIGARHITVSTSGLAHKIYEFADTGIQVNLAISIHAPNNELRSRIMKINKAFPIEKLMKAVDYYLEKTNRRITYEYIMLRDVNDHEEEAKQLAKLLYNHRHLAYVNLIPYNAVSEHDQYARSESTAIQSFFETLKAHGINSGVRWENGADIDAACGQLRSKQIKKTKAV